The Coffea arabica cultivar ET-39 chromosome 1e, Coffea Arabica ET-39 HiFi, whole genome shotgun sequence genome has a window encoding:
- the LOC113706716 gene encoding UDP-D-apiose/UDP-D-xylose synthase 2, which yields MAGRVDLDGNPIKPMTICMIGAGGFIGSHLCEKLMSETEHKVLAVDVYSDKIKHLLEPASLPWAGRIQFHRLNIKNDSRLEGLIKMADLTINLAAICTPADYNTRPLDTIYSNFIDALPVVKYCSENGKRLIHFSTCEVYGKTIGSFLPKDSQLRQDPAYYVLKEDTSPCIFGSIEKQRWSYACAKQLIERLIYAEGAENGLEFTIVRPFNWIGPRMDFIPGIDGPSEGVPRVLACFSNNLLRREPLKLVDGGQSQRTFVYIKDAIEAVHLMIENPARANGQIFNVGNPNNEVTVRQLAEMMTEVYAKVSGEPPLEAATIDVSSKEFYGEGYDDSDKRIPDMTIINKQLGWNPKTSLWDLLDSTLTYQHRTYAEAIRKAISKPVAS from the exons ATGGCAGGAAGAGTAGATCTGGATGGGAATCCGATAAAGCCGATGACAATTTGCATGATTGGCGCCGGTGGATTCATTGGGTCCCACCTCTGCGAGAAATTGATGTCGGAAACGGAGCATAAAGTCCTTGCCGTGGATGTCTACAGCGATAAGATCAAGCATTTGTTGGAGCCGGCGTCGCTGCCCTGGGCCGGCCGTATCCAATTCCACCGCCTCAATATTAAGAACGATTCCCGCCTTGAAGGCCTCATCAAGATGGCAGATCTT ACTATAAATCTTGCCGCGATCTGTACTCCAGCTGATTACAATACTCGACCTCTCGATACAATCTACAGCAACTTCATTGATGCTCTCCCAGTG GTTAAGTATTGCTCTGAAAATGGCAAGCGTCTCATTCACTTCTCTACCTGTGAAGTTTATGGGAAAACAATCGGTAGTTTTTTACCCAAAGATAGCCAATTGCGACAG GATCCTGCTTATTATGTTCTCAAGGAAGATACCTccccttgcatttttggttcCATTGAGAAGCAGAGGTGGTCCTATGCATGCGCAAAGCAATTAATTGAGAGATTGATCTATG CTGAGGGTGCTGAAAACGGTCTTGAGTTTACCATTGTTAGGCCCTTTAACTGGATTGGTCCTAGAATGGATTTCATACCTGGAATTGATGGGCCCAGTGAGGGTGTTCCAAGAGTTCTGGCATGCTTTAGTAAT aaTCTATTGAGGCGTGAGCCCCTAAAACTTGTTGATGGAGGCCAATCACAGAGAACCTTTGTTTACATTAAAGATGCAATTGAAGCTGTTCATCTGATGATT GAAAATCCTGCTAGGGCAAATGGTCAGATTTTCAATGTGGGTAATCCTAATAATGAAGTTACAGTCAGGCAGCTAGCTGAAATGATGACAGAG GTTTATGCAAAGGTTAGTGGAGAGCCTCCACTAGAAGCGGCTACCATAGATGTAAGCTCCAAAGAATTTTATGGTGAAGGTTATGATGATAGTGATAAAAGAATTCCTGATATGACTATAATCAACAAACAACTGG GATGGAATCCCAAAACATCTCTCTGGGATCTACTTGATTCCACCCTTACCTATCAACACAGGACATACGCTGAGGCTATCAGAAAAGCAATTTCAAAGCCTGTTGCAAGTTAA